The Pseudomonas triclosanedens genome has a window encoding:
- the glyQ gene encoding glycine--tRNA ligase subunit alpha — protein MSQTTPAVPTFQDLILALQQYWADQGCVVLQPYDMEVGAGTFHTATFLRAIGPETWNAAYVQPSRRPTDGRYGENPNRLQHYYQFQVVLKPNPENFQELYLGSLKAIGIDPLVHDIRFVEDNWESPTLGAWGLGWEIWLNGMEVTQFTYFQQVGGIECYPVTGEITYGLERLAMYIQGVDSVYDLVWADGPFGKVTYGDVFHQNEVEQSTYNFEHANVEKLFELFDFYESEANRLIELQLPLPTYEMVLKASHTFNLLDARRAISVTERQRYILRVRTLARAVAQSYLQARARLGFPMATPELRDEVLAKLKEAE, from the coding sequence GTGAGCCAGACTACGCCCGCCGTGCCCACCTTCCAGGACCTGATCCTCGCCCTGCAGCAATACTGGGCCGACCAGGGCTGCGTGGTGCTGCAGCCCTATGACATGGAAGTTGGCGCCGGTACCTTCCACACCGCCACCTTCCTTCGCGCCATCGGGCCGGAGACCTGGAACGCCGCCTACGTGCAGCCCAGCCGCCGCCCGACCGACGGCCGCTACGGCGAGAACCCCAACCGCCTGCAGCACTACTACCAGTTCCAGGTGGTCTTGAAACCCAACCCGGAAAACTTCCAGGAGCTGTACCTCGGCTCGCTCAAGGCGATCGGCATCGACCCGCTGGTCCATGACATCCGTTTCGTCGAAGACAACTGGGAGTCGCCGACTCTCGGCGCCTGGGGCCTGGGATGGGAAATCTGGCTGAACGGCATGGAAGTCACTCAGTTCACCTACTTCCAGCAGGTTGGCGGCATCGAGTGCTACCCAGTCACCGGTGAGATCACCTATGGCCTGGAACGCCTGGCGATGTACATCCAGGGCGTCGACTCGGTGTACGATCTGGTGTGGGCGGACGGCCCGTTCGGCAAGGTCACCTACGGCGACGTGTTCCACCAGAACGAAGTGGAGCAGTCGACCTACAACTTCGAACACGCCAACGTCGAGAAGCTGTTCGAGCTGTTCGATTTCTACGAAAGCGAAGCCAACCGCCTGATCGAGCTGCAGCTGCCGCTGCCGACCTACGAGATGGTCCTCAAGGCCTCGCACACCTTCAACCTGCTGGACGCCCGTCGCGCCATCTCGGTGACCGAACGTCAGCGCTACATCCTGCGCGTGCGCACCCTGGCCCGCGCCGTGGCGCAGAGCTACCTGCAGGCCCGCGCCCGCCTCGGCTTCCCGATGGCCACCCCTGAACTGCGTGACGAAGTACTGGCCAAGCTGAAGGAGGCCGAATAA
- the glyS gene encoding glycine--tRNA ligase subunit beta yields the protein MSAKDFLVELGTEELPPKALKSLGEAFLAGIEKGLKAAGLTYAAARFYAAPRRLAVQIDQLAVQQPDRTVNLDGPPLQAAFDASGNPTQAALGFAKKCGVDLAQIDKSGPKLKFSQTITGQPAVGLLPGIVESSLNELPIPKRMRWAARREEFVRPTQWLVMLFGNDVVDCEILTRKAGRESRGHRFHNPDNVRISAPANYLEDLRSAHVLADFAERREIISRRVAELAAEQKGSAIVPADLLDEVTALVEWPVPLVCSFEERFLAVPQEALITTMQDNQKYFCLLDANGKLLPRFITVANVESKAPEHIVSGNEKVVRPRLTDAEFFFKQDQKQPLEGFNARLKNVVFQAQLGTVYEKAERVSKLAAYIAERIGGDAANAARAGILSKCDLATEMVGEFPEMQGIAGYYYATAGGEAKDVALALNEQYMPRGAGAELPSTLTGSAVAVADKLDTLVGIFGIGMLPTGSKDPYALRRAALGVLRILIEKQLDLDLADAIGVAVAQYGDKVKAQGLSEQVQDFIFDRLRARYEDEGVDVAVYQAVRALKPTAPLDFDQRVQAVQAFRQLPEAEALAAANKRVSNILAKAEGEVPTTVNASLFAEAAEKALGSAVATAEGEVAPLAAARDYRAALARLAALRAPVDAFFEEVLVNADDSAVKANRYALLAKLRGLFLGVADISLLG from the coding sequence ATGAGCGCCAAGGATTTCCTCGTCGAACTGGGCACCGAAGAGCTTCCACCCAAGGCGCTGAAAAGCCTCGGTGAAGCCTTCCTGGCCGGCATCGAGAAAGGCCTGAAAGCCGCTGGCCTGACCTATGCCGCAGCACGCTTCTACGCCGCTCCGCGTCGCCTGGCCGTGCAGATCGATCAGCTCGCCGTGCAGCAGCCGGACCGTACCGTGAACCTCGACGGTCCGCCGCTGCAGGCTGCCTTCGACGCCAGCGGCAACCCGACACAGGCTGCCCTGGGCTTTGCCAAGAAATGCGGCGTGGACCTGGCGCAGATCGACAAGAGCGGTCCGAAGCTGAAGTTCAGCCAGACCATCACCGGCCAGCCAGCCGTGGGCCTGCTGCCGGGGATCGTCGAGTCCTCGCTGAACGAGCTCCCGATTCCCAAGCGCATGCGCTGGGCGGCCCGCCGTGAAGAGTTCGTGCGTCCGACCCAGTGGCTGGTGATGCTGTTCGGCAACGACGTCGTCGACTGCGAGATACTCACTCGCAAGGCCGGGCGCGAATCCCGCGGCCATCGCTTCCACAATCCGGACAACGTGCGCATTTCCGCCCCGGCCAACTACCTGGAAGACCTGCGCAGCGCCCATGTGCTGGCCGACTTCGCCGAGCGCCGCGAGATCATCTCCCGGCGCGTAGCGGAACTGGCTGCCGAACAGAAGGGCAGCGCCATCGTTCCGGCCGACCTGCTGGACGAAGTGACCGCGCTGGTCGAGTGGCCGGTGCCGCTGGTTTGCTCCTTCGAGGAGCGCTTCCTCGCCGTGCCGCAGGAAGCCCTGATCACCACAATGCAGGACAACCAGAAGTACTTCTGCCTGCTGGATGCCAACGGCAAGCTGCTGCCGCGCTTCATCACCGTGGCCAACGTCGAGAGCAAGGCGCCGGAACACATCGTCTCCGGCAACGAGAAGGTCGTGCGCCCGCGCCTGACCGACGCCGAGTTCTTCTTCAAGCAAGATCAGAAGCAGCCGCTTGAAGGCTTCAATGCACGCCTGAAGAACGTGGTGTTCCAGGCTCAGCTCGGCACCGTGTACGAGAAGGCCGAGCGCGTATCCAAGCTGGCCGCCTACATTGCCGAGCGCATCGGCGGTGATGCGGCCAACGCCGCCCGCGCCGGCATCCTCTCCAAATGCGACCTGGCCACCGAAATGGTCGGCGAGTTCCCCGAGATGCAGGGCATCGCTGGCTACTACTACGCCACCGCAGGTGGCGAGGCCAAGGATGTCGCTCTGGCGCTGAACGAGCAGTACATGCCGCGCGGTGCCGGTGCCGAACTGCCGAGCACCCTGACCGGTTCCGCGGTGGCCGTGGCCGACAAGCTCGACACCCTGGTCGGCATCTTCGGCATCGGTATGCTTCCCACCGGCAGCAAGGACCCGTATGCCCTCCGTCGTGCGGCTCTGGGCGTGTTGCGCATCCTCATCGAAAAGCAACTGGACCTGGATCTCGCCGACGCCATTGGCGTTGCCGTGGCCCAGTACGGCGACAAGGTGAAGGCGCAAGGCTTGTCCGAGCAGGTACAGGACTTCATCTTCGACCGTCTGCGTGCCCGCTACGAGGACGAAGGCGTGGACGTGGCCGTGTACCAGGCAGTACGCGCGCTCAAACCAACCGCTCCGCTGGACTTCGACCAGCGCGTACAAGCCGTGCAGGCTTTCCGTCAGTTGCCCGAAGCCGAAGCCCTGGCCGCCGCCAACAAGCGAGTGTCGAACATCCTGGCCAAGGCCGAAGGCGAGGTTCCCACCACAGTCAACGCCAGCCTGTTTGCCGAGGCGGCCGAGAAGGCCCTTGGCAGCGCCGTGGCGACCGCAGAAGGCGAAGTCGCTCCGCTGGCAGCAGCCCGCGACTATCGTGCCGCCCTGGCCCGCCTGGCGGCCCTGCGCGCGCCGGTCGATGCGTTCTTCGAGGAAGTACTGGTCAACGCGGATGACAGCGCCGTGAAGGCCAACCGCTATGCGCTGCTGGCCAAGCTGCGCGGGCTGTTCCTCGGCGTCGCCGACATCTCGCTGCTGGGTTGA
- a CDS encoding lysophospholipid acyltransferase family protein produces MSTVQAIRTVLFYLLLSTSAFVWGTLSLFIAPFLPFRQRYRFVAQAWCKFAVWLAAVMVGVRYELKGVENIPDHPCVILSKHQSTWETFFLTGYFEPLAQVLKRELLFVPFFGWAMALLKPIAINRDQPKVALKQMAKQGDERLKQGAWVLIFPEGTRVPTGQIGKFSRGGAALAVNANLPVLPIAHNAGHYWPKNGWAKYPGTIQVVIGPAMYADGEGARAITELNQRAENWVIQTLREMGELPPEATAQTVAKVS; encoded by the coding sequence ATGTCGACAGTGCAGGCCATCAGAACCGTCCTTTTCTACCTGCTGCTGTCGACCAGCGCCTTCGTGTGGGGCACCCTGAGTCTGTTCATCGCCCCCTTCCTGCCGTTCCGCCAGCGCTACCGTTTCGTCGCCCAGGCCTGGTGCAAGTTCGCCGTCTGGCTGGCGGCGGTGATGGTCGGCGTGCGCTACGAACTCAAAGGCGTGGAGAATATCCCGGACCATCCCTGCGTGATTCTTTCCAAGCACCAGAGCACCTGGGAGACCTTCTTCCTCACCGGCTACTTCGAACCGCTCGCTCAAGTGCTCAAGCGCGAGCTGCTGTTCGTTCCCTTCTTCGGCTGGGCGATGGCGCTGCTCAAACCCATCGCTATCAACCGGGACCAGCCCAAGGTGGCACTCAAGCAGATGGCCAAGCAGGGTGACGAACGCCTGAAGCAAGGCGCCTGGGTACTGATCTTCCCAGAGGGCACCCGCGTTCCCACCGGCCAGATCGGCAAGTTCTCCCGGGGCGGTGCGGCCCTGGCGGTCAACGCGAACCTGCCAGTGCTGCCGATTGCACACAATGCCGGACACTACTGGCCGAAGAACGGTTGGGCGAAGTACCCCGGCACCATCCAGGTGGTGATCGGTCCGGCGATGTACGCAGATGGAGAGGGCGCGCGCGCCATTACCGAGCTCAACCAGCGTGCCGAGAACTGGGTCATCCAGACCCTGCGCGAAATGGGTGAGCTTCCCCCCGAAGCGACCGCGCAAACCGTCGCGAAAGTATCGTAA
- a CDS encoding VIT and vWA domain-containing protein: MRTRTFLARLCSLLLAMSASLAVLAADDTSSSPYFFVENADPAVDALPLKATHVSARVLGNIAEVTVTQEYRNQGKTPLEARYVFPASTRAAVHGMTVRLGERVIQAQIREKQKAKAEYEQAKTDGKTAALLEQERENVFQMNVANILPGDVVQVELRYSELLVPTDGRFQFVFPTVVGPRYNGRDGSSSSGNQPWISTPYLPQGRSSSTQFSLQVELLAPVQIDEISSPSHHVDIQREGQRAAVHLAADETTANDRDFILDFRLGGDAVQSGLLLSRGEGENFFLAMVAPPRAPDSKRIVPRDYVFVVDVSGSMSGFPLDTTKVLLRDLIGRLRPSDTFNLLLFSGDNRKLAEQSLAATPENIQRAIELLDSQSGRGGTELLPALREALAMPTDPERSRSFVVVTDGFVTIESSAYKLVRENLSRANLFAFGIGSSVNRSLIEGLARAGQGEPFVVTDDESAGKAAQRFRRMIDSPLLNGIRASFEGLDVYDVEPQQLPDLFANRPLVLFGKWKGEPRGEMRLDAHAADGQFQVRLPISTDKLTDSGGALAHLWARQRLASLMDQEALDGGFEFSSQILDLGLKYQLLTPYTSFIAVDQQVRSPDPQVGTTVDQPLPLPKGVSNGAIGSSVPGTPEPGVWAMLLLAGLGAWLWRRKAA, encoded by the coding sequence ATGCGTACCCGAACCTTCCTTGCACGGCTGTGCAGCCTGCTGCTTGCGATGAGCGCCAGCCTGGCGGTGCTGGCGGCTGACGACACCAGCTCAAGCCCGTACTTCTTCGTGGAGAACGCCGATCCGGCTGTCGATGCGCTGCCGCTCAAGGCCACCCATGTGAGCGCCCGCGTGCTGGGCAACATCGCCGAAGTGACAGTGACCCAGGAATACCGAAACCAGGGCAAGACACCGCTGGAGGCGCGCTATGTCTTCCCCGCCTCGACCCGCGCCGCTGTCCACGGAATGACCGTGCGCTTGGGCGAACGGGTGATCCAGGCGCAGATCCGTGAAAAGCAGAAGGCCAAGGCTGAGTACGAACAGGCCAAGACCGACGGCAAGACCGCTGCGCTGCTGGAGCAGGAGCGCGAGAACGTGTTCCAGATGAACGTCGCCAACATCCTGCCCGGCGATGTGGTGCAGGTGGAGCTGCGCTATAGCGAGCTGCTGGTGCCCACCGATGGACGTTTCCAGTTCGTGTTCCCCACCGTGGTGGGCCCGCGATACAACGGCAGGGACGGCTCCAGCAGCAGCGGCAACCAGCCGTGGATTTCGACGCCGTACCTGCCGCAAGGTCGATCTTCGAGTACGCAGTTCAGCCTGCAAGTGGAGCTGCTGGCGCCGGTGCAGATCGACGAAATCTCTTCGCCCAGCCACCATGTGGACATCCAGCGAGAAGGCCAGCGCGCCGCTGTCCATCTGGCCGCCGACGAAACGACTGCCAATGATCGCGACTTCATCCTCGACTTCCGGCTGGGCGGCGATGCCGTGCAGAGCGGCCTGCTGCTGTCGCGCGGCGAGGGGGAGAACTTCTTCCTCGCCATGGTCGCGCCACCTCGCGCGCCGGACAGCAAGCGCATCGTGCCGCGCGACTATGTCTTCGTGGTCGACGTGTCCGGCTCCATGTCCGGCTTCCCGCTGGACACCACCAAGGTGCTGCTGCGCGACCTGATCGGGCGCCTACGCCCCAGCGATACCTTCAACCTGCTGCTGTTCTCCGGCGACAACCGCAAACTGGCCGAGCAGTCACTTGCAGCAACGCCGGAGAACATCCAGCGCGCGATCGAATTGCTGGACAGCCAGAGCGGCCGCGGTGGCACCGAACTACTGCCAGCCTTGCGCGAAGCGCTGGCAATGCCGACCGACCCGGAACGTTCGCGCAGCTTCGTGGTGGTCACCGACGGTTTCGTCACCATCGAGAGCAGTGCCTACAAGCTGGTACGCGAGAACCTGAGCCGCGCCAACCTGTTCGCATTCGGCATTGGCAGCTCGGTGAACCGCAGCCTGATCGAAGGCTTGGCGCGGGCAGGGCAGGGCGAACCCTTCGTCGTGACCGACGATGAGTCGGCAGGCAAAGCTGCGCAGCGCTTCCGCAGGATGATCGACAGCCCACTGCTCAACGGCATCCGTGCGAGCTTCGAAGGGCTGGATGTCTACGATGTGGAACCGCAGCAACTGCCTGACCTGTTCGCCAACCGGCCTCTGGTGCTGTTCGGCAAATGGAAGGGCGAGCCGCGCGGAGAGATGCGCCTGGATGCCCACGCCGCCGACGGCCAGTTCCAGGTACGGCTGCCGATCAGCACCGACAAGCTCACCGATAGTGGCGGCGCACTTGCCCACCTGTGGGCACGTCAGCGGCTCGCCAGCCTGATGGACCAGGAAGCGCTCGACGGTGGCTTCGAGTTCAGCTCGCAGATTCTCGACCTCGGCTTGAAGTACCAGTTGCTCACGCCCTACACATCATTCATCGCGGTCGACCAACAGGTGCGCAGCCCTGATCCGCAGGTGGGTACGACCGTCGATCAACCGCTGCCGCTCCCCAAGGGCGTGAGCAACGGTGCCATCGGCAGCAGCGTGCCAGGCACTCCGGAGCCGGGCGTCTGGGCCATGCTGCTGCTCGCCGGGCTGGGCGCCTGGCTGTGGCGAAGGAAGGCCGCATGA
- the xrtQ gene encoding exosortase Q, with amino-acid sequence MIRQLPGWCWLPLAALAAWPNWLWAARRLGDGSDDPLGIIALAILGLLLWRDRTSLSAQPRLNWLASATILLIAGALSQSILPPLLRGLISVLALLMMVLSLRAPGQPWTAWLGLGVLSLPILSSLQFFAGYPLRVITAEASAWLLRLGSWPVERQGSALVVDGQWVMVDAPCSGIQMAWVGYFIACALAAWQRLPDRLLLRRLPLVGLLVLSGNILRNTLLVWGESGGSGFSGWVHEAVGLLVFAGVCAMIFRIIGHRAFALSAPVEHARSAPSKSTAGGLLGALALATFWPLLVPASALEPKQVAHEWPVQFEGRPLRPLALSPAEQRFAEDFPGQLSRFTDGRRNIVLRHVLRPTRKLHPAEDCFRALGYRIDQTQLHRRVGAAGLQRCFVVSRDDERLQVCDYIEDAAGQSFSDTSAWYWSALSGRSVGPWHAVTLASPLP; translated from the coding sequence ATGATCCGCCAACTGCCCGGCTGGTGCTGGCTGCCGCTCGCGGCGCTGGCGGCGTGGCCGAACTGGCTGTGGGCGGCGCGGCGCCTGGGCGATGGCTCGGATGACCCGCTTGGGATCATCGCCCTTGCGATACTGGGGTTGCTGCTGTGGCGCGACCGAACCAGCCTGAGCGCTCAGCCGCGCTTGAACTGGCTGGCCAGCGCCACGATCCTGCTGATCGCTGGAGCGCTTTCTCAATCGATCCTGCCACCGCTGTTGCGCGGACTGATCTCGGTGTTGGCGTTGCTGATGATGGTTCTCAGCCTTCGCGCCCCCGGCCAGCCCTGGACCGCCTGGCTCGGGCTGGGCGTACTGTCGTTACCGATACTGTCATCCTTGCAGTTCTTTGCTGGCTATCCGCTGCGGGTGATCACGGCTGAGGCGAGCGCCTGGCTGCTGCGCCTGGGAAGCTGGCCAGTGGAGCGGCAGGGCAGCGCGCTTGTGGTGGATGGTCAGTGGGTGATGGTGGATGCGCCCTGCTCGGGCATCCAGATGGCCTGGGTCGGCTACTTCATTGCCTGTGCGCTGGCGGCCTGGCAGCGCCTGCCGGACCGCCTGCTTCTGCGCCGCCTGCCGCTGGTGGGCTTGCTGGTGCTGAGCGGCAATATCCTGCGCAATACGTTGCTGGTATGGGGCGAGTCCGGCGGAAGCGGATTTTCAGGCTGGGTTCACGAGGCGGTCGGCTTGCTGGTGTTCGCCGGCGTTTGCGCGATGATTTTCCGCATCATCGGACATCGCGCATTCGCGCTATCGGCACCTGTCGAACACGCGCGGTCCGCCCCTTCGAAAAGCACCGCCGGCGGTCTTCTCGGCGCGCTGGCACTGGCGACATTCTGGCCGCTATTGGTGCCGGCTTCCGCACTAGAGCCGAAGCAGGTTGCACACGAATGGCCGGTGCAGTTCGAAGGTCGACCATTGCGGCCCCTGGCACTCTCACCGGCAGAGCAGCGTTTCGCGGAGGACTTTCCCGGCCAACTCAGCCGCTTCACCGATGGCCGCCGCAACATCGTGCTGCGTCATGTGTTGCGACCTACGCGAAAGCTGCACCCGGCAGAAGACTGCTTCCGCGCACTGGGCTATCGCATCGACCAGACGCAACTACATCGGCGGGTTGGAGCGGCGGGCCTGCAACGCTGCTTCGTAGTGAGCCGCGATGACGAGCGATTGCAGGTATGCGATTACATCGAGGATGCTGCCGGCCAGTCCTTCTCCGATACCTCAGCCTGGTACTGGTCGGCGCTCTCCGGTCGCTCCGTCGGGCCGTGGCACGCCGTCACCCTGGCCAGCCCGCTGCCTTAA
- the gmhB gene encoding D-glycero-beta-D-manno-heptose 1,7-bisphosphate 7-phosphatase: MKLLILDRDGVINQDSDAYIKSLDEWIPIPGAIAAIAQLSKAGWTLAVATNQSGISRGYYDLATLDSMHARLRELVAEQGGELGLIVFCPHGPDEGCDCRKPKPGMLRQIAQHYGVDLHGTWFVGDSRGDLDAALAVDCQPVLVKTGKGERTLTQQLPEGTLVFDDLAAVAAHLLS, encoded by the coding sequence ATGAAGCTACTGATCCTCGACCGCGACGGTGTCATCAATCAGGACTCCGACGCCTACATCAAATCCCTTGACGAGTGGATTCCGATTCCCGGCGCGATCGCCGCGATTGCTCAACTGAGCAAAGCAGGATGGACCCTCGCTGTTGCCACCAACCAGTCCGGCATCTCCAGGGGATACTATGACCTGGCCACACTGGACAGCATGCACGCGAGACTGCGCGAACTGGTGGCGGAGCAGGGTGGTGAACTTGGCCTCATCGTTTTTTGTCCTCATGGGCCCGATGAGGGCTGCGACTGCCGCAAGCCGAAACCCGGTATGCTGCGACAGATTGCCCAGCACTATGGCGTCGACCTGCATGGTACCTGGTTCGTCGGTGACAGCCGGGGTGACCTGGACGCTGCGCTGGCCGTCGATTGTCAGCCAGTGTTGGTGAAGACCGGCAAAGGCGAGCGTACCCTGACCCAACAGTTGCCCGAAGGCACGCTGGTATTCGACGATCTGGCGGCAGTGGCTGCCCATCTACTTTCCTGA
- a CDS encoding DNA-3-methyladenine glycosylase I translates to MPRCFWCNDDPLYIAYHDNEWGVPQRDPRALFEMIILEGAQAGLSWITVLKKRERYREVLFGFDPQRLARMTDEEIEARMQDPGIIRNLAKLKAARQNAQAWLKLEDPVNFLWSFVGGQPRINHFNDRGDVPAVTPEAEAMSKALRKAGFNFVGPTICYAFMQATGMVMDHTVDCDRYAQLTRL, encoded by the coding sequence ATGCCCCGCTGCTTCTGGTGTAACGACGACCCGCTGTACATCGCGTACCACGACAACGAGTGGGGGGTGCCGCAACGGGATCCGCGCGCGCTGTTCGAGATGATCATTCTCGAAGGCGCGCAGGCAGGGCTGTCGTGGATCACCGTGCTGAAGAAGCGCGAGCGCTACCGTGAGGTTCTGTTCGGCTTCGATCCACAGCGCCTGGCGCGGATGACCGACGAGGAAATCGAAGCGCGCATGCAGGACCCGGGCATCATCCGCAACCTCGCCAAGCTCAAGGCTGCCCGGCAGAACGCCCAGGCCTGGTTGAAACTGGAGGATCCGGTGAACTTCCTCTGGTCCTTCGTCGGTGGCCAGCCCAGGATCAATCACTTCAATGATCGTGGGGACGTTCCGGCCGTGACGCCCGAGGCGGAAGCCATGAGCAAGGCGCTGCGCAAGGCCGGTTTCAACTTCGTCGGGCCGACCATCTGCTATGCCTTCATGCAGGCTACCGGCATGGTGATGGACCACACCGTCGATTGCGACCGTTACGCCCAACTGACTCGTCTTTAA